In the genome of Cryptomeria japonica chromosome 8, Sugi_1.0, whole genome shotgun sequence, one region contains:
- the LOC131075490 gene encoding receptor-like protein EIX1: MMPPISFNIALTFALGIAMMIDFPYTSGCRYDERGYLLDFKGSLNDTFGRLSSWRGYNCCQWQGIVCDYQTNHVIQLDLKNPYHNGNDHGYRVNHMLNGEIHPSLFNLQHLRHLDLSWNNFQGISIPPQLGRLKRLTFLSLAYTGFDGEIPLELGNLSALQHLDLSNYNSVDDSEYNSKFESEYNLNRRLKSSRFDEWIRSLRNLEYLALKKVNLEKASCSWGDSLSSLPNLSQIYLSACSLSGSIPSLLNTTRLSHLHLRDNSFPFALPAWFRNVSSLVSLDLTGCGLSGSMPSDFLQHCSSLSNLRLQVNDLEGVIPPSIVNFSNLQTLDLFNNHLTGDIPPFGCPVGRSSSLSMIDLSFNHLKGRIPYCLGRLSSLQYLDLQVNELNGDIPTSLGQLSKLNCLQLNNNQLSGAILNSFSELAGLEVLSLSSNNFTGSVSFSMFQNLTQLRVLLLSRNRLTIEIPSSWVPQFSHLNYLGLGSCNIEGKFPAFVSSQYSLKGLDLSENRIRGDVPTWLQGFTNLEMLNLSNNQLEGFLPPFDYYQFGSLDLHNNSFHGPISALSFNGPMLDLSHNKFNGSIPATIFPLQYLSLSANNLSGGIPHSICELGNDLNILDLSNNRLSDVIPACLGRCSSLIILNLARNDLQGEMPDELGNLTQLQTLNLNGNNLQGLIPPSIANCKDIQVFDVGNNRFQGSIPVWLGKMRHLKILSLTNNKLEGTIPPQLFELPNLHVLDLSHNNISGTVHENIDKLHAMVNQSQSFEMQHMEQFYGVWIANTYMSLQVLFVNQITLWIKGTARPYEKIWTSFKVMELSHNKLQGSIPQKMGLLQGLVALNISNNNISGRIPESLGQMGNLQSLDLSMNMLSGKIPQELVSLTFLSVLNLSYNMLSGLIPQGNQFSTFEVSSFRGNPKLRGPPLENRTQSPGFDKRSNQERSSSTGVADADKEDKWWAVSVGLCYGVGFASVIAVLCFHVEWRYRCFALLDAVVAYLCKR; the protein is encoded by the coding sequence ATGATGCCTCCCATTTCGTTTAATATTGCTCTAACCTTTGCCTTGGGCATTGCTATGATGATTGATTTCCCATATACCAGTGGATGTAGATATGATGAAAGAGGCTATCTGCTCGATTTCAAAGGGAGCCTTAACGACACCTTTGGTCGATTAAGCTCATGGCGCGGATACAACTGTTGCCAGTGGCAGGGAATTGTCTGTGACTACCAGACAAACCACGTCATTCAACTTGATCTCAAAAACCCTTATCACAATGGAAATGATCATGGCTACCGGGTCAACCACATGTTGAACGGGGAGATTCATCCATCTCTGTTTAATCTGCAGCATCTGCGCCACTTAGATTTGAGTTGGAATAACTTCCAGGGTATCAGTATACCTCCTCAGTTGGGAAGACTCAAGAGGCTTACTTTTCTTAGCTTGGCTTATACTGGATTTGATGGCGAGATTCCTCTAGAGCTGGGAAATTTGTCAGCCTTGCAGCATCTTGATCTGTCAAACTATAACTCAGTCGACGACTCAGAATATAACTCAAAGTTTGAATCAGAGTATAACTTGAACCGGAGACTGAAGAGTTCAAGGTTTGATGAATGGATAAGAAGTCTGAGGAACTTGGAATACCTGGCGTTGAAGAAAGTGAACCTTGAAAAGGCATCTTGCAGCTGGGGCGACTCCCTCTCCAGTCTCCCCAATCTTAGCCAGATTTACCTGTCTGCGTGTAGTCTTTCAGGAAGTATTCCTTCACTTCTAAACACCACCCGTTTATCCCACCTTCATCTTCGGGATAACTCATTCCCATTCGCACTACCAGCTTGGTTCCGGAATGTCTCGTCCTTGGTTTCACTTGATCTCACTGGCTGTGGTCTCAGTGGTTCCATGCCTTCCGATTTCTTGCAGCACTGTTCTAGTCTGAGCAATCTTCGCCTGCAGGTAAACGATCTAGAGGGAGTGATTCCCCCTTCCATTGTGAACTTTTCAAATCTTCAGACACTTGATCTTTTTAACAATCACTTAACAGGGGATATACCCCCATTTGGATGTCCAGTGGGGCGGTCTTCTAGTCTTTCAATGATTGATCTTTCATTTAACCATTTGAAGGGCAGAATACCATACTGTCTTGGCAGGCTTTCCTCCCTCCAATATCTCGATCTCCAGGTAAACGAGCTAAATGGTGATATTCCGACCTCTTTGGGTCAGCTCTCTAAATTAAATTGCCTTCAGTTAAATAATAATCAGTTGTCTGGAGCAATACTAAATTCATTTTCAGAGCTCGCTGGATTGGAAGTACTGTCCCTTTCTTCCAACAATTTCACGGGAAGTGTTTCTTTTTCTATGTTCCAGAATTTGACTCAACTTCGTGTACTCCTGTTATCTAGAAATCGGCTGACTATTGAAATTCCTTCAAGTTGGGTTCCACAGTTTTCGCATCTGAACTACCTAGGATTGGGCTCTTGTAATATTGAAGGCAAATTTCCAGCATTTGTTTCAAGTCAATATTCACTTAAGGGTTTGGATCTATCAGAGAACAGAATTAGGGGAGATGTTCCTACTTGGCTGCAGGGTTTTACTAATCTTGAGATGCTTAATCTTTCAAATAACCAACTAGAAGGTTTTCTACCCCCATTCGATTACTATCAGTTTGGCTCTCTGGACTTGCATAATAATAGCTTTCACGGCCCTATTTCAGCTCTTTCTTTTAATGGACCTATGTTGGATTTGTCACATAACAAGTTTAATGGCTCTATTCCAGCTACAATTTTTCCATTGCAGTATTTGTCCCTATCAGCAAATAATCTGAGTGGAGGTATTCCGCATTCAATATGTgaacttggaaatgatttgaatatTTTGGATTTGTCCAACAACAGACTGAGTGATGTGATTCCTGCGTGTCTGGGGAGATGTTCAtctcttataattttaaatttggcTAGAAATGATTTGCAAGGTGAGATGCCAGACGAGCTGGGAAATCTGACTCAACTTCAGACATTAAACCTCAATGGAAACAATTTGCAAGGTCTTATTCCTCCATCTATTGCAAATTGTAAAGATATTCAAGTATTTGACGTAGGAAATAACAGATTTCAAGGGAGCATCCCAGTTTGGCTCGGAAAAATGAGACACTTGAAAATTCTCAGCTTAACAAATAATAAGCTTGAAGGTACTATTCCACCACAGTTGTTTGAGCTGCCAAATCTTCACGTCTTAGATTTATCTCATAACAATATATCAGGAACAGTGCATGAAAATATAGATAAACTACATGCTATGGTAAATCAATCACAGAGTTTTGAAATGCAACATATGGAGCAATTCTATGGTGTTTGGATAGCCAATACATATATGTCTCTACAAGTATTATTTGTGAATCAAATAACGCTCTGGATCAAAGGAACAGCACGTCCATATGAAAAAATCTGGACATCATTCAAAGTCATGGAGCTCTCACATAACAAGCTCCAGGGTAGCATTCCTCAGAAAATGGGACTTCTGCAGGGTCTAGTTGCTCTCAACATTTCGAACAATAATATCAGTGGTAGAATTCCGGAATCCTTGGGTCAGATGGGTAATCTACAGTCTCTGGATCTCTCGATGAACATGCTGTCAGGGAAGATTCCCCAGGAACTTGTAAGTCTCACCTTCCTTTCTGTCTTGAATCTTTCATACAACATGCTTTCTGGGCTAATACCGCAGGGAAATCAGTTTTCAACGTTTGAAGTTTCTTCATTTCGGGGGAACCCCAAACTTAGGGGGCCTCCCCTCGAAAATAGAACACAGAGCCCCGGTTTTGATAAAAGAAGCAACCAGGAAAGGTCGTCTAGTACAGGAGTTGCAGATGCAGATAAAGAGGATAAATGGTGGGCAGTGTCTGTGGGGTTGTGTTACGGAGTGGGATTTGCTTCTGTAATTGCAGTGTTGTGTTTTCACGTAGAATGGAGGTACAGATGTTTTGCATTGCTGGATGCTGTTGTGGCTTATCTTTGTAAGCGCTGA